Proteins co-encoded in one Cydia strobilella chromosome 14, ilCydStro3.1, whole genome shotgun sequence genomic window:
- the LOC134747037 gene encoding uncharacterized protein LOC134747037 has product MKEMGDSTHGVDSDIESNTAFKPTSTLVARSPPHKCTSNPDLSSEFRKRKYDKMTNISEEVKETIELKFSSLQDNITATINTALAAGLATELAKISNTLSQIQLDIQKVNQDNTTINQTLDEVKNRLTHAEDSLQYSGSRQDSYEERLRSVESSMSSSQGQADRIQTLERNIDKLEQQSRTNNIEICNMPEKRGENLISIISDIGTAIKFTFTPSDIVSIHRVSHADPSCNRPKNIIVRFTSVLLRDNILAAFRLAKGLNTSQINITGSPQKIYLNEHLTLKNKLLLRQTRETAAKHSFKYVWVRHATILVRKDDTSPIIAIRAVHELSKISPSSS; this is encoded by the coding sequence ATGAAGGAGATGGGCGATAGTACGCACGGTGTCGACTCCGACATCGAATCGAACACGGCATTCAAGCCTACCTCCACATTGGTAGCGCGATCTCCGCCGCATAAATGCACATCAAATCCTGATTTGTCATCGGAATTTCGTAAACGTAAATACGACAAAATGACAAACATATCAGAAGAGGTCAAGGAAACGATCGAACTTAAGTTTTCAAGCTTGCAGGATAACATTACTGCCACCATAAACACAGCCCTGGCCGCCGGCTTGGCAACTGAGCTCGCTAAAATCTCCAACACATTGAGCCAAATTCAACTCGACATTCAAAAGGTTAATCAAGACAACACCACCATCAACCAAACATTAGATGAAGTCAAGAATCGCCTGACACACGCAGAGGATTCACTTCAATATTCCGGCTCGCGTCAGGACTCTTATGAGGAAAGACTGCGTTCTGTTGAATCCAGCATGTCGTCATCACAAGGTCAAGCTGACCGTATCCAGACTCTTGAACGCAACATAGATAAATTGGAACAACAATCGCGAACGAATAATATTGAAATATGCAACATGCCTGAGAAGCGAGGCGAAAACCTAATTAGTATTATCAGCGACATAGGAACCgctataaaatttacttttacgcCCAGTGACATCGTCTCAATACATCGTGTATCGCATGCCGACCCCAGCTGTAATCGCCCGAAAAACATAATAGTGCGTTTTACCTCGGTTTTACTACGTGACAATATTCTGGCTGCGTTTCGCCTTGCGAAAGGACTCAATACTTCGCAAATAAACATAACTGGATCCCCgcaaaaaatatatctgaacgAGCATTTAACACTTAAAAACAAGCTGTTACTACGACAGACTCGTGAAACAGCCGCGAAGCACAGCTTTAAGTATGTATGGGTCCGACATGCCACTATATTGGTCCGCAAAGATGACACTTCACCAATAATAGCTATACGAGCTGTCCACGAGCTAAGTAAGATATCGCCGAGTAGTTCCTGA